A single window of Gemmatimonadaceae bacterium DNA harbors:
- a CDS encoding AarF/UbiB family protein yields the protein MSAAAVGGEGSKARVRRLWLSSVGISAAKLLERRGGVSLKLAQVLSTRADVLPPEVTEQLRRLQDAVRPMPLNEVERILAAAYPGCLSALFEHIDLAPIASGSVAQVHRAVLAGTHRLVVLKLRRRTIRSALDRDVRLVRRVGHCLSSLPGFADIPFREALDAASEALANQADFSQEARHHREAGAYLAGNPQVTVPNLVRPLCRTDVLVMDYVSQATPLGSHASDRVNREATVLTVRALYGLLFDRGLIHCDLHPGNVLVRADGTVALIDFGYVAKLSPQVRQQFAEFFLSLVLGDGHGAARIAIDMASSRSPRFNESAFNAEVRALVENNTRRVACEFTIVGFVTALFAIQRRHGLRASPAFTGAILGLLALEGTVRRVCPGLDFQREALPFVIRAANGGSLQTQ from the coding sequence ATGAGCGCGGCAGCGGTAGGTGGTGAAGGCTCCAAAGCACGGGTGCGTCGCCTGTGGCTCTCCTCTGTCGGTATCTCGGCTGCCAAGCTCCTGGAGCGACGCGGCGGTGTTTCGCTGAAGCTGGCGCAGGTACTGAGCACCAGAGCGGATGTTCTACCGCCAGAAGTGACCGAGCAACTGCGGCGCCTCCAAGACGCGGTGAGACCGATGCCGCTCAACGAAGTTGAGCGCATCCTCGCCGCCGCCTATCCCGGGTGCCTTTCCGCACTCTTCGAACATATTGATTTAGCGCCGATCGCTAGCGGGAGCGTGGCGCAGGTACACCGCGCCGTGTTGGCAGGCACCCATCGCCTGGTCGTCCTAAAGCTCCGAAGGCGCACCATACGTTCAGCGCTTGACCGCGACGTTCGCCTGGTTCGACGTGTCGGTCACTGTCTCTCTTCACTACCAGGCTTCGCAGACATTCCGTTTCGTGAAGCTCTTGACGCTGCGAGTGAAGCGCTCGCAAACCAGGCTGACTTTTCCCAGGAAGCTCGTCATCACAGGGAAGCCGGCGCGTATCTGGCGGGAAATCCACAAGTAACAGTCCCGAATCTCGTTCGGCCCTTGTGTCGCACCGATGTCCTGGTGATGGACTACGTCTCCCAAGCCACGCCACTGGGGAGTCATGCAAGCGACCGCGTAAACCGCGAGGCGACGGTCCTGACTGTCCGAGCATTGTACGGGCTATTGTTCGACCGCGGGTTGATCCACTGTGATCTCCATCCCGGCAACGTTCTGGTACGAGCCGACGGAACGGTGGCGTTGATCGACTTCGGGTACGTAGCCAAGCTGTCGCCCCAAGTCCGCCAGCAATTCGCGGAGTTCTTCCTGAGCCTGGTACTCGGCGATGGGCATGGCGCGGCGCGGATCGCGATTGACATGGCGTCCTCCCGATCACCGCGATTCAACGAATCGGCATTCAATGCTGAGGTCCGCGCACTCGTCGAGAACAACACGCGAAGAGTCGCATGCGAATTCACCATCGTGGGGTTCGTCACAGCCCTCTTTGCCATCCAGCGGCGCCATGGTCTTCGTGCATCACCCGCATTTACCGGAGCGATCCTCGGCTTGCTGGCTCTGGAAGGGACAGTACGCCGTGTGTGTCCTGGATTGGATTTCCAGCGCGAGGCGTTGCCGTTCGTAATTCGCGCTGCTAATGGCGGAAGCCTGCAGACTCAATGA